A stretch of Henckelia pumila isolate YLH828 chromosome 4, ASM3356847v2, whole genome shotgun sequence DNA encodes these proteins:
- the LOC140865204 gene encoding 2,3-bisphosphoglycerate-dependent phosphoglycerate mutase 1-like isoform X2 encodes MWNEKNLFTGCVDVPLTNKGVEEAIEAGKRISTLPLDIIYTSTLIRSQMTAMLALTQHCCMKVPIVMHCETEQARTWTQIYSEGTKKQSIPVVKAWQLNERMYGDLQGFNKQETAERYGSEQVYKWRRSYHVRPPNGESLEMCLGRAVSFFKEHIEPQLLSGRHVMVVAHANSLRSIIMYLDKLTSEEVINLELSTGVPMLYMYKEGNFIRRGSIIGTSEAGVYAYSESLAIYKQTLGETTQ; translated from the exons ATGTGGAATGAAAAGAACCTGTTCACTGGTTGTGTAGACGTGCCATTAACAAATAAAGGAGTAGAAGAAGCAATTGAAGCTGGGAAAAGAATTAGCACCTTACCTTTGGACATCATCTATACATCGACTCTGATACGTTCTCAGATGACAGCTATGCTTGCTTTGACACAACATTGCTGCATGAAG GTGCCAATAGTGATGCATTGTGAAACTGAACAAGCAAGGACATGGACTCAAATTTACAGTGAAGGCACCAAGAAGCAATCTATTCCTGTGGTTAAGGCGTGGCAACTAAATGAAAGAAT GTATGGAGATCTACAGGGTTTTAATAAGCAGGAAACAGCTGAAAGATATGGTAGTGAGCAGGTTTATAAATGGCGTAGAAGTTATCATGTCCGTCCACCAAATGGTGAGAGCTTGGAAATGTGCTTGGGAAGAGCAGTTTCTTTTTTCAAAGAGCAT ATTGAGCCTCAGCTTTTGAGTGGAAGGCATGTGATGGTTGTAGCTCATGCAAATTCACTGAGGTCCATAATAATGTATCTTGATAAACTGACTTCCGAAGAG GTTATTAATTTAGAGCTCTCAACTGGTGTACCTATGCTCTACATGTACAAGGAAGGAAACTTCATTCGGAGAGGAAGCATCATTGGAACTAGTGAGGCTGGTGTTTATGCTTATTCAGAG AGCCTGGCAATTTATAAGCAAACGTTAGGTGAAACAACACAATGA
- the LOC140860204 gene encoding type I inositol polyphosphate 5-phosphatase 5, with amino-acid sequence MATATCSCSSNPTTTPDNNSIKCDKKKKSIIPKIFGSRESREGSEEDIVPSDGNETDLDKKIITSRKKAFLETSSSTRQGFQGRRGAGIEGLNMSWYDDLAMEEPTVIQDIRVFAATWNVGGKTPNPELNLEDFLQLEGSSDIYVLGFQEIVPLSPGNVLVIEDNEPVSKWLALISHALNKQYHESAYYSSDSSTNSKHSKAESKSNLFSKPSLKALSKNLRADNNFVKRCNCSWDPAVLNWRRAIKLSDPACASEPYVHDPNADEFLSTAESSMLKRFKYQVVASKQMVGLFVSIWARKQLLKDIGHVRISCVGRGILGYLGNKGCISISMTLHQTSFCFVCSHLASGEKEGDELRRNADVAEILKSTQFSRICKSPIRRMPERIIGHDRMIWLGDLNYRVGLSYEETRLLLEGNDWDSLLEKDQLNMERGSGRVFSGWNEGKISFAPTYKYSHNSDSYTGETVKSKKKRRTPAWCDRILWRGSGIEQLSYVRGESRFSDHRPVCAVFAVEVETKINRNSISKLLRKGYSCTATNLEYEDCIPQRHSFYEF; translated from the exons ATGGCTACGGCCACCTGCAGCTGTTCCAGCAATCCCACGACCACCCCAGATAATAATTCTATCAAATGCGACAAGAAAAAGAAg TCTATCATTCCAAAGATTTTTGGTTCGAGAGAAAGCAGAGAGGGTTCAGAAGAGGACATTGTTCCATCGGATGGAAATGAAACTG ATTTGGATAAAAAGATCATTACATCAAGAAAGAAAGCTTTCTTGGAGACGTCAAGTTCCACAAGGCAAGGTTTTCAAG GAAGGCGCGGTGCCGGGATCGAAGGCCTGAACATGTCATGGTATGATGATCTAGCAATGGAAGAACCTACTGTAATTCAAGACAttcg GGTTTTCGCGGCGACATGGAATGTTGGGGGGAAGACTCCAAACCCCGAACTCAATCTTGAGGATTTCTTGCAGTTGGAGGGTTCTTCAGACATATACGTGCTCGG GTTTCAAGAAATTGTTCCACTAAGCCCTGGAAATGTACTAGTAATAGAAGACAATGAACCAGTATCAAAATGGCTTGCACTTATAAGCCATGCACTCAATAAACAATACCATGAATCTGCCTACTACTCTTCAGATTCAAGCACAAACTCCAAACACTCGAAAGCCGAATCGAAATCCAATCTCTTTAGCAAGCCATCTTTGAAAGCGCTCAGCAAGAATTTGAGGGCAGATAATAATTTCGTAAAGAGATGCAACTGTTCATGGGATCCCGCGGTTTTGAATTGGAGGCGAGCTATAAAGCTTAGCGATCCAGCTTGTGCGTCGGAACCCTACGTGCATGATCCGAATGCAGATGAATTCCTTTCAACAGCTGAAAGTTCCATGCTTAAAAGATTCAAGTATCAAGTGGTGGCTAGCAAGCAGATGGTGGGGCTCTTCGTTTCGATCTGGGCGCGAAAACAGTTGTTGAAGGATATTGGTCATGTAAGAATTTCTTGTGTTGGAAGAGGAATCCTGGGCTATCTGGGAAACAAG GGCTGTATATCTATAAGCATGACATTGCACCAGACAAGCTTTTGCTTCGTGTGCAGTCATTTGGCTTCCGGAGAGAAGGAAGGAGACGAGCTGAGAAGAAACGCCGACGTAGCTGAGATCTTGAAGTCCACACAATTTTCCAGGATTTGCAAATCCCCCATTCGTCGAATGCCCGAAAGAATCATCGGTCACGA CCGTATGATCTGGCTAGGGGACTTGAACTATAGAGTGGGTTTGAGCTATGAAGAGACGAGGCTCCTGTTAGAGGGCAATGATTGGGACTCACTCCTGGAGAAAGATCAG CTGAATATGGAAAGAGGAAGTGGACGAGTGTTCAGTGGGTGGAATGAAGGTAAAATCTCATTTGCACCCACTTATAAATACTCCCACAACTCAGATTCATACACAGGAGAGACTGTCAAATCCAAGAAGAAGCGAAGAACCCCGGCATG GTGTGACAGAATTTTATGGCGTGGAAGTGGCATAGAACAACTGTCTTATGTACGAGGAGAGTCGAGATTTTCTGATCATAGGCCAGTTTGCGCTGTGTTTGCTGTGGAAGTGGAGACCAAGATTAACAGAAACAGTATTTCGAAATTATTGAGAAAAGGTTATTCCTGCACAGCCACAAACTTAGAATATGAAGACTGCATACCCCAAAGGCATAGCTTTTATGAGTTTTAG